A window of Candidatus Bathyarchaeota archaeon genomic DNA:
CTGAGGCGAAGACCCGAGGGGATGCCCTCAGCCCCCTCCGTTTTTATTACCACCTACCATGTCGGACGGAGAATTCACATCCGAATAAGCCGTGTCGGGGCTTCCATCACCTCCTTAACCCTGGAGTCCGTAGTTATAAAGGAACTCCGCCATGTTCAACTCACACATATACACCTTCTCTCCGGAATATGCAAGGTCTATGTATCTCTTAGCATCTTCATAACCCGCGAAGTACAGAGCCAGCATACCTGCGTCAAGAACTTATCTCCCCTCTTCTCGATGCTGTTATAAGCCTAACTACCTCTAACGCCCTCTCACCGTCGACGGCAAAACTATCCTTAAGGGACTTAGGGACAACTATGCGCATAACATTATCCTCTACGATCATCTCCAAGTGAGAGCCCTCGCTGATACCGAGCTTCTTTCTAACCCTTGCAGGAATGACTATCAAGCCCTTCTTATGAACCTTCACCCTATACCTCTCCATAAGTCTCCAAGGAGACGTGTTAAACAAATTAATATAAGTTGTTTGACGTTACGCATATTAATAAAAAGGAAGACCGCTTCAAGGAGTTTTCAGAAGCTCCTCCAGCCTTATGCCTAGGATGCTCTTCGGGATCGTGAACTTAGCCGTCTTCCTCGGGTTGACTATCTGCGATATCCCTAAGTTCGAGGTAAGGCTTAGTAGCACTAACGCCGTTTCCCTATCTACGCCTAGCGCTTTCGTGAGAAGCGTCTGGGCGGCCTCGACGGCCTCTTTAACAGCCGTTTCAAGGGTCTCTGAAGACGCAAGGATTATGAGCTCGCTTCCGGTGTCGACCAGGACCTTGTCGACGACCCGTCCAGGATGGAGCTTCAACCTCACCTCGACCTCGGCTGAGACCTCTAAGCCTTGGCCGGAGACCTCTCCGTCTCCCTGGGTCGCGTGCACATCCCCCATGCCTAGAAGCGCGCCCTCAGCCCAGACCGGGAGGAAAACCCTAGAGCCTACGGTTACCCCAGGCTCATCGAGGTTTCCACCATGGTCTCCAGGAACCCTCGACCGTATCTCACCCTCG
This region includes:
- a CDS encoding AbrB/MazE/SpoVT family DNA-binding domain-containing protein, translating into MERYRVKVHKKGLIVIPARVRKKLGISEGSHLEMIVEDNVMRIVVPKSLKDSFAVDGERALEVVRLITASRRGEISS
- a CDS encoding acetamidase/formamidase family protein: MALRISSDFRVYSFSKRHKPVLRVRPGSVVVFETRDAFDRQLSLEVGKPLDVEKVDRSRCNPATGPVWVEGAKPGQTLEVEVLDIRVDDKGFIGRRVFRIVDGEVDLGFMKIPVRPMIGVIGVAPAEGEIRSRVPGDHGGNLDEPGVTVGSRVFLPVWAEGALLGMGDVHATQGDGEVSGQGLEVSAEVEVRLKLHPGRVVDKVLVDTGSELIILASSETLETAVKEAVEAAQTLLTKALGVDRETALVLLSLTSNLGISQIVNPRKTAKFTIPKSILGIRLEELLKTP